In Verrucomicrobiota bacterium, the sequence TTGCAGTCCCACATCCAGCCGAGATAATGCGGATAGTCGAGCGGCGTGGGCCGGGCGTTGGCGGAGGCGACGAAGTGATCGGCTGGATTGATTGCCAGCGGCAATTCGTTGCGCGGAATCATTCCCGCCCAGTCATCGTCGCCGCTCGCGCCCTCCATCGGGATGCGGCCCTGACCGCGCAATCGCAGCGGCAACGAACCGCACGGATGCAGGGCGATATTTCCCGCACGGTCGGCGTAAATGACGTTCATCGCGGGGACGGTCAGGTCATCGAGCGCGTTGAGGAACTGCTTGAGATTTTTCCCGTGCGAGATGCGCCAGATGGCGACGAAGTCTTTCGTTGGGCCGAGCCCGGTCCATTGGAGGGCGATGGTTCTCCCTTCACGGCTGATGATTGGCCCATGAACGGTTGAGTCGATGTTCAAGGTGTGTGGTGATTCCCCACGCACCGCGACTTGCTCTTTGGTGCGGTTGATTTTTTTCCATTCGCCGCGGTGTTTGTATTGCATGGCATCGGCGGAGTTGATGGTTTCCACAAACATGTCCACGGCGTCCGCCTGCAAGTTGGTGAAGCCCCAGCCGAGATCGTCGTTGTGACCGATGACGAAGCCCGGCCCGCCGGGGAACGTGACGCCGACGAGGTTCTCGCCGTTGACCGAAATGTGGCAGGCGTACCAGATCATCGGCAGGCTGAAGCCAAGGTGTGGATCGTTGCAAAGGATCGGCTTGCCGGAGGCGGTCTTGGTGCCGTCCACCGCCCAATTGTTGCTGCCGAAACTTCCGCCGCGCCCCAGCCAGCGGACGTTGGCATAACGTCGTAACGCCACCGTATAAGCCGGCGCGGCACCCGGCACAGGCGTGAGGGAAGCGGCGGCATATTTGCGGCGGTCGGCCTGTACTTTGACTGCCGACACTTCATAGGGTCGATCGATGGGCCAGAGTTCTTCGGCCGCGGTGACGCCCAGTTTTTCGACCATCAAGCCGAACCAGAGGTCGTCCAGCGTGCCGGATTGGTCCCAGCCCATGTATTTGGAAAAGACGAGCGTGTCCACCGGCGTCCAGGGCGCAGGCTTGTAGCCAAGCTTTTTGAACGGAGCGGGCAGGCCTTTCTCGCCCAGCTCGGCGATGCGCGCGTTGACTCCCTCAGCATAAGCGAGCAACTCGGCACGCAATTGGGCGGGCACTTCGTCGGAATTCCACACCGCCTCGCAACCCCGCCGGATGCCCAGTTGCCGGACGATGATGTCCGATTCGAGCGCGCCTTTGCCGAGAATTTCGGCCACGGTGCCCGAACCTTGCCGACGAAACAAATCCATCTGCCACAAGCGTTCGCTGGCGTGCAGATAGCCGAGCACACGCGCGGCGTCGGACCACGACTTCGCGTAAATGTGCGGGATGCTGTGATTGTCGAAATAAACTTTTACGCCGTCGCCCAGTCCCGCGAGGCCAACGTCATCGGAAGCACCGATGGCTGAGACGGAGCAAAGCCCCAAGCAGACACAGGTGAGCAACCCGACAAATGATCTCGCAGTTTTTTTCATAAGGGATTTTCGTTGGCCGATGATGAATTGGGTGGGCATGAAGTTTCCAGCCTAAAAAACTTCGTCAATCACAGAAAGCGTTCACGGAAAAGTGACGGCGAGTGGATTTACCGTTTGGTGTCCACGCTTTAGCGTGCGTTGGTCATGATGGCCGGCTAAAGCCGGGACAACAAACGGATTCTCCGCTCTGAGATGCGCTGCCACCCGATATGCTCCAGTATCTTTCCGGCATTGCCTTTGAAAGTAATTTCGATACGCTCCGTCGCAATTCAAAAATTATGACACAACAATTTGCGGACAAGGTGGCGCTGGTGACGGGCGGGGCCTCGGGCATCGGAAGGGTGACCGCATTGGCGTTGGCCAAGGAAGGCGCAAGGGTGACAGTCGCCGACGTCTCGGTCGAAGCCGGGGAAGCAACGGC encodes:
- a CDS encoding penicillin acylase family protein, with the translated sequence MKKTARSFVGLLTCVCLGLCSVSAIGASDDVGLAGLGDGVKVYFDNHSIPHIYAKSWSDAARVLGYLHASERLWQMDLFRRQGSGTVAEILGKGALESDIIVRQLGIRRGCEAVWNSDEVPAQLRAELLAYAEGVNARIAELGEKGLPAPFKKLGYKPAPWTPVDTLVFSKYMGWDQSGTLDDLWFGLMVEKLGVTAAEELWPIDRPYEVSAVKVQADRRKYAAASLTPVPGAAPAYTVALRRYANVRWLGRGGSFGSNNWAVDGTKTASGKPILCNDPHLGFSLPMIWYACHISVNGENLVGVTFPGGPGFVIGHNDDLGWGFTNLQADAVDMFVETINSADAMQYKHRGEWKKINRTKEQVAVRGESPHTLNIDSTVHGPIISREGRTIALQWTGLGPTKDFVAIWRISHGKNLKQFLNALDDLTVPAMNVIYADRAGNIALHPCGSLPLRLRGQGRIPMEGASGDDDWAGMIPRNELPLAINPADHFVASANARPTPLDYPHYLGWMWDCNYRIRRINDMLTAAKKLTVETMKPIQCDAYDKAAERFVPLLLEELKTANFNDSLTKRAVQELEKWNYVANTNVIGPAIWLRWFEVYRGQVWNDEWMSRGIEQPGGSWGFSGSNHREPELEVLEYLTREFPSSIWFDDRATPERETRKEIMQRSFEAAVASLKKQFGDDVEKWRWGNINQLKIGSLTRQPELSRDGGPTVGTEFTVNPGSNVGTIGGGASWRMIVDFGHLDQSVGIYPGGQSEDPDSPLYNDLMRLWATGQYVPLNMLSDAKKLPAQAKVRTMTFRRP